Proteins from a single region of Desulfurobacteriaceae bacterium:
- the gpmI gene encoding 2,3-bisphosphoglycerate-independent phosphoglycerate mutase gives MAEFVTLVILDGFGYEPKKEGNAIALANTPFWDYLWTTYPKGLLKASGEAVGLPEGQMGNSEVGHMNIGSGRIVWQDIVRITKSIENGTFFENPVVKRSINTAKEKGTKLHLIGLLSDGGVHSHIKHLFALLEAAKKEGLEKVCVHAILDGRDTPPKSAKVYLEELLKKIKELGVGKIATLGGRYYYMDRDKRWDRTQEAYNCMVLGEGDVKNDPIEVLLEAYERGETDEFVKPYVISKDCLVEDGDVLFFFNFRADRMRQIVSALGKEDFEGFSREKVVKPSYVATMTLYDETFPFDVAFPPQDLKNVLGEVISNLGFKQLRIAETEKYAHVTYFFNGGKEEPFPLEERILVPSPKVATYDQKPEMSALEVTDKVVEKIETGKYKLIVLNYANPDMVGHTGDLNAAIKAIETIDSCLKRVVKTTLEKGGICIITADHGNAEKMVDENGNPWTAHTTNYVPFIVVKGSCGAYDVKRREKKDVEIPSEFNGIPVIGILGDIAPTILHILGIDIPSEMTGDVIVEGNF, from the coding sequence ATGGCAGAGTTTGTAACTTTGGTTATCCTTGACGGTTTTGGTTATGAACCTAAAAAAGAAGGAAATGCTATTGCTTTAGCCAATACTCCTTTCTGGGATTACTTATGGACTACTTATCCGAAAGGACTTTTGAAAGCTTCAGGAGAGGCAGTTGGACTTCCTGAAGGACAGATGGGAAATTCTGAAGTTGGTCATATGAACATAGGTTCTGGAAGAATTGTTTGGCAAGATATCGTAAGAATTACAAAGTCTATTGAGAATGGAACATTTTTTGAAAATCCTGTTGTTAAAAGATCTATAAATACTGCGAAAGAAAAGGGAACAAAGCTTCATCTTATTGGACTTTTATCCGATGGAGGAGTTCATAGCCACATAAAGCACCTTTTTGCCTTGCTTGAAGCTGCAAAGAAGGAAGGTTTAGAAAAAGTTTGTGTTCATGCAATCTTAGATGGAAGAGATACCCCTCCAAAGAGTGCAAAAGTTTATCTAGAGGAACTTTTAAAGAAGATAAAAGAGCTTGGCGTAGGAAAAATAGCAACCCTTGGTGGTCGCTACTACTACATGGATAGAGACAAAAGGTGGGATAGAACTCAAGAAGCTTATAACTGTATGGTGTTGGGAGAGGGAGATGTTAAAAACGACCCAATAGAGGTACTCTTGGAGGCTTATGAGAGAGGAGAAACTGACGAGTTTGTAAAACCTTACGTTATCTCAAAAGATTGTCTTGTAGAAGATGGAGATGTTTTGTTCTTTTTCAACTTTAGAGCAGATAGAATGAGACAGATAGTTTCTGCTTTAGGAAAAGAAGATTTTGAAGGATTTAGTAGAGAAAAAGTAGTAAAACCTTCTTATGTGGCAACAATGACTCTCTACGATGAGACTTTTCCTTTCGATGTAGCATTTCCACCACAGGATCTAAAGAACGTATTGGGAGAGGTTATATCAAACCTTGGATTTAAGCAGTTAAGAATTGCCGAAACAGAAAAGTATGCCCACGTAACTTACTTCTTTAATGGAGGAAAAGAAGAACCATTTCCTCTTGAAGAAAGAATTCTTGTTCCTTCTCCAAAAGTTGCTACTTATGACCAAAAACCAGAGATGAGCGCTTTAGAAGTGACAGACAAGGTTGTTGAAAAAATAGAAACCGGTAAATATAAACTCATTGTTTTAAACTATGCAAACCCTGATATGGTTGGACATACAGGAGATCTAAATGCTGCTATTAAGGCAATAGAAACTATTGATAGCTGTTTAAAAAGAGTAGTAAAAACAACACTGGAAAAAGGTGGAATTTGTATCATTACTGCTGACCATGGAAATGCCGAAAAAATGGTGGATGAAAACGGTAATCCTTGGACTGCCCATACTACCAACTACGTTCCTTTCATTGTTGTAAAAGGATCTTGTGGCGCTTACGATGTAAAGAGAAGGGAAAAGAAAGATGTGGAAATTCCTTCTGAATTCAATGGTATTCCGGTTATAGGTATTCTTGGAGACATAGCCCCGACAATACTTCACATTCTCGGAATAGATATTCCTTCTGAAATGACAGGAGATGTCATAGTTGAAGGAAACTTTTAA
- the coaD gene encoding pantetheine-phosphate adenylyltransferase, whose protein sequence is MKKAIYPGTFDPVTLGHLDIVRRGIEIFQELVVGIAENPRKKPLFSLEERKEMFEESLREIGLYDKVKVKTFNTLLVEFARKEGAVAILRGIRIISDMDHEFTMASINRKLYPEIETVFLMPSDEYAYLSSSVVREIAFYGGDVSPFVTKSVEKKLREKVKSLQRGGNL, encoded by the coding sequence ATTAAGAAAGCAATTTACCCCGGAACTTTTGACCCAGTTACACTTGGACATCTCGATATAGTGAGAAGGGGAATCGAGATATTTCAAGAACTTGTAGTTGGCATTGCGGAAAACCCTAGAAAGAAACCCCTATTTTCCTTAGAAGAAAGAAAAGAAATGTTTGAAGAAAGTTTAAGAGAAATAGGGCTTTACGATAAGGTGAAAGTAAAAACTTTTAATACTCTTCTTGTTGAATTTGCAAGAAAAGAGGGTGCTGTAGCTATCTTGAGGGGAATAAGGATTATTTCCGATATGGATCACGAATTTACTATGGCTTCGATAAATAGGAAGCTATACCCGGAAATAGAGACAGTATTCTTGATGCCTTCTGATGAATATGCATACCTTTCTTCTTCTGTTGTTAGGGAGATTGCTTTCTACGGAGGAGATGTATCCCCGTTTGTAACAAAGTCTGTTGAAAAGAAACTCAGAGAAAAAGTAAAGTCCCTCCAAAGAGGAGGGAACCTTTAA
- a CDS encoding 4Fe-4S dicluster domain-containing protein: MEFHIDKAKILPKENLPVFLEGLKKFGTLIAPKKKKEKLYFDVISDVSEVEVNYTRTILPPKKFLIPYRRERFSYDVGTLEFRTSFSPENQVIFGVHSCDLHGISILDSIYLKENPDPRYLEVRRKTVLIGVSCRPDKYCFCLSTGTAFPDGANWDLFLTDIGESYFVTIGSPKGDEIVISLRNLFREITKEELNLYKNTSSEKKLLFDLENIPDLGRISQVIELEYDSEVWEEEAKRCLGCGTCTNVCPTCFCYTSVDMPDLTGKKIARIEFTTSCQYPYYSLVAGGHYFKPTVASRFKHRYYHKFVGYPYQIEKLGCVGCGRCSAECPAKISMVETLKKLRGIEKTKRC; the protein is encoded by the coding sequence TTGGAATTCCATATAGACAAAGCAAAGATTCTTCCTAAGGAAAACCTTCCTGTCTTTTTGGAAGGATTAAAAAAGTTTGGAACGCTTATTGCACCCAAGAAGAAAAAAGAGAAGCTCTACTTTGATGTTATAAGCGATGTTTCTGAAGTGGAAGTAAACTATACAAGAACGATTCTTCCGCCAAAGAAATTTCTGATTCCTTACAGAAGGGAACGTTTCTCTTACGATGTAGGTACTTTGGAGTTCAGAACGAGTTTTTCCCCTGAAAATCAAGTAATCTTTGGGGTGCACTCCTGCGATCTTCATGGAATATCTATCTTGGACTCCATTTACCTTAAAGAAAATCCAGATCCAAGGTACTTAGAAGTTAGAAGAAAAACGGTACTTATAGGTGTATCTTGTAGACCCGATAAGTACTGCTTTTGCCTTTCAACAGGTACTGCCTTCCCTGATGGAGCTAACTGGGATTTATTCCTAACGGACATAGGAGAAAGTTATTTTGTTACAATTGGAAGTCCCAAGGGAGATGAGATAGTCATTTCCTTAAGAAATCTTTTTAGAGAAATTACCAAGGAAGAACTCAATCTTTATAAAAACACCTCTTCAGAGAAAAAACTCTTATTTGATTTGGAAAACATTCCTGATTTAGGAAGAATCTCTCAAGTTATAGAGCTTGAATACGATTCAGAAGTTTGGGAAGAAGAGGCAAAAAGATGCTTAGGCTGTGGAACTTGTACAAATGTTTGTCCGACTTGTTTCTGCTATACCTCCGTGGATATGCCTGATCTTACGGGTAAAAAGATAGCACGAATAGAGTTTACAACTTCCTGTCAATATCCTTACTATTCACTGGTAGCTGGAGGACACTACTTTAAGCCGACAGTAGCTTCAAGGTTTAAACACCGTTACTATCACAAGTTTGTAGGGTATCCATACCAGATAGAGAAACTTGGATGTGTTGGATGTGGTAGGTGTTCTGCTGAATGTCCTGCCAAGATAAGTATGGTGGAGACTCTCAAGAAACTAAGAGGTATTGAAAAAACTAAGAGGTGTTAA
- a CDS encoding FAD/NAD(P)-binding protein encodes MKKSFEKLLTKPLPVDPFKPQKALITDIEDLAPDHKKFSFLFIDDEVNEKWTHIPGQFVMLTVPKAGEIPISICSSPTRKGTIELTVRKVGRKTEVLHEMRPGDLVAIRGPYGNGFPVEIMEGHNVLIIAGGLGIAPLRSLIWYILDKRHFYKDVYILYGTRNYKSVLYKDELRRLKERNDIKCLYILDRFESEEDKEWTDREGLLTELIPEVDLDPQETYVAVCGPPVAYRFIGKELIRCGYPESQIFVSLERKMECGIGKCGHCQIGYKFACVDGPIFPLWDTKNLPEMI; translated from the coding sequence ATGAAAAAGAGTTTTGAGAAACTTTTAACCAAACCTCTTCCAGTTGATCCTTTCAAGCCACAAAAGGCTTTAATTACAGACATAGAAGATTTAGCGCCTGACCACAAGAAGTTCTCCTTCTTATTTATCGATGATGAAGTAAATGAAAAGTGGACCCATATTCCCGGTCAGTTTGTAATGCTAACTGTTCCAAAGGCAGGTGAGATTCCGATCTCAATCTGCTCTTCTCCCACAAGGAAGGGAACGATAGAGTTAACCGTTAGAAAGGTTGGGAGAAAAACAGAAGTCCTTCACGAAATGCGCCCAGGTGATCTCGTCGCGATAAGAGGACCTTACGGAAACGGTTTCCCGGTAGAAATAATGGAAGGACATAATGTTCTGATCATTGCTGGAGGTCTTGGAATAGCACCTCTGCGTTCTCTCATTTGGTACATTTTAGATAAAAGGCATTTTTACAAAGATGTCTATATCCTTTACGGAACAAGAAACTACAAGAGTGTTCTTTATAAGGATGAATTAAGAAGACTTAAAGAAAGAAACGATATTAAATGTCTATACATACTTGATAGATTTGAAAGTGAAGAAGATAAAGAGTGGACTGATAGAGAAGGGCTTCTTACAGAACTCATTCCAGAAGTTGATCTAGACCCTCAGGAAACTTACGTTGCAGTTTGTGGTCCTCCAGTTGCATACAGGTTCATTGGAAAAGAACTAATTAGATGTGGTTATCCGGAAAGTCAGATCTTTGTTTCTCTTGAAAGAAAAATGGAATGTGGTATAGGAAAGTGCGGTCATTGTCAAATTGGATACAAGTTTGCATGTGTTGATGGCCCAATATTCCCTCTTTGGGATACAAAAAACCTTCCGGAGATGATCTGA
- a CDS encoding NADH:ubiquinone oxidoreductase yields the protein MVKIGIMGLTGCSGCQCEILNCEDAIYKLLGRVEFSYFPLAQDNNSFEEFDVLFVEGSVTTDLDEEKVKKGREISKILVAVGSCACYGGVQSQRNDEVSLEEMIKGVYGTTELPVKISKPRAVSEVVKVDYELPGCPLDKRQFVYAVAFLLNGVKPFFPKIPVCHECKLSETECLTLKGIPCQGPISFSGCGAPCTSQGVGCQGCRGDCDFPNYNEMVSILERNGLKREDAFKFIKVFRGKQAQDRISKLFRGDLDEKGA from the coding sequence ATGGTGAAGATAGGGATTATGGGACTAACAGGATGTTCAGGTTGTCAGTGTGAAATTCTTAACTGTGAAGATGCTATCTATAAGTTACTTGGAAGAGTTGAGTTTAGTTATTTTCCTTTAGCTCAGGATAACAACAGCTTTGAAGAATTTGATGTCCTTTTCGTAGAAGGTTCAGTAACGACAGATTTAGATGAAGAAAAGGTGAAGAAAGGAAGAGAAATATCGAAAATTCTTGTTGCAGTAGGTAGTTGTGCGTGTTATGGAGGAGTTCAGTCCCAAAGGAACGACGAAGTTTCCTTAGAAGAAATGATCAAAGGAGTCTATGGAACGACAGAGCTTCCTGTTAAAATTTCAAAGCCAAGAGCTGTTTCTGAGGTTGTTAAGGTAGATTATGAACTTCCTGGCTGTCCCTTGGATAAAAGACAGTTTGTTTATGCTGTAGCGTTCTTACTCAACGGAGTTAAACCTTTCTTCCCCAAAATTCCTGTTTGTCATGAATGTAAGCTTTCAGAAACAGAGTGCTTGACTCTTAAAGGAATTCCTTGTCAAGGTCCTATTAGCTTTTCCGGATGTGGAGCACCTTGTACTTCTCAAGGAGTTGGCTGTCAGGGTTGTAGAGGAGACTGCGATTTTCCAAACTACAACGAAATGGTATCCATCTTGGAGAGAAATGGTCTAAAGAGGGAAGATGCTTTCAAGTTTATTAAGGTCTTTAGAGGTAAACAAGCTCAGGATAGGATATCAAAACTCTTTAGGGGTGATTTAGATGAAAAGGGAGCTTAA
- a CDS encoding Ni/Fe hydrogenase subunit alpha yields the protein MKRELNINHLTRVEGHGAVNIVIENDKLREIKLRFTEGPRFFEYITRERLYNEIPKIVSRICGICYVSHRLSSIAAIEDAFDVKVTEEIDLLRKLLIVGEYLESHALHLYFLALPDYMGYPSALAMAKDYPNVVKRGFHIKEVGNRIMKLIGGKTVHGENILAGGFKSVPTKEQLQKIQDELYKVIPEIKATVSLFDSFHYPQYNEKPPFSLCINSEKFSILGNELILSDGTLFTKKEYEIFIEEKTSSYSTAKYSTIKGKPFLIGPLARVNHYVDTLRSETKEVLRNLKTKFPSENILHSNLARAVEMLELALEGVEICQKLIEAYPFEGEVEVKPKAGTGYGIKEAPRGLLFHKYTFDENGRCTSANIITPTAQLQAIIEENLGTLVERSKDAENEDLKKKAEMLIRAYDP from the coding sequence ATGAAAAGGGAGCTTAACATAAATCACTTGACCCGTGTTGAGGGGCACGGAGCGGTAAATATAGTAATAGAAAATGACAAATTAAGAGAAATAAAGTTAAGGTTCACCGAAGGTCCAAGGTTCTTTGAATATATTACAAGAGAAAGACTCTATAACGAAATTCCAAAAATAGTTTCAAGAATATGCGGTATCTGCTATGTATCCCATAGACTTTCTTCAATTGCAGCAATTGAAGACGCTTTTGATGTAAAGGTTACAGAGGAAATAGATCTTCTTAGAAAGCTTCTAATTGTCGGTGAATACCTAGAAAGTCATGCTTTACACCTTTATTTCTTGGCTCTGCCAGATTATATGGGATATCCATCAGCTTTAGCAATGGCTAAAGATTATCCAAACGTTGTGAAAAGAGGTTTCCATATCAAGGAAGTTGGAAATAGAATAATGAAATTAATAGGTGGAAAAACGGTTCATGGTGAAAATATTCTTGCTGGTGGTTTCAAATCTGTACCTACAAAAGAACAACTTCAGAAAATCCAAGATGAACTCTACAAGGTAATACCTGAAATAAAAGCAACAGTGTCCCTCTTTGATTCTTTCCACTATCCTCAGTACAACGAAAAACCTCCGTTTTCACTGTGTATAAACAGTGAGAAGTTTTCAATTTTGGGAAACGAGTTGATACTCTCTGATGGGACGTTGTTTACAAAGAAGGAGTATGAAATTTTCATTGAAGAAAAAACATCTTCCTACAGTACCGCTAAATACTCTACAATAAAAGGAAAGCCTTTCTTGATAGGTCCACTTGCAAGAGTAAACCACTACGTAGATACATTAAGATCGGAAACGAAAGAAGTTCTAAGAAACTTAAAGACAAAGTTTCCTTCAGAAAATATTCTTCACTCCAACCTGGCAAGGGCTGTTGAGATGCTCGAACTTGCCCTAGAGGGAGTGGAAATCTGCCAAAAACTTATTGAGGCTTATCCTTTTGAAGGAGAAGTTGAAGTAAAGCCAAAAGCTGGAACAGGTTACGGAATTAAAGAAGCTCCAAGAGGGCTTCTTTTCCATAAGTATACCTTTGACGAAAATGGAAGGTGTACATCGGCTAACATAATTACTCCAACTGCTCAACTGCAAGCAATAATAGAGGAAAATTTAGGAACCTTGGTGGAAAGATCTAAAGATGCTGAAAATGAAGATCTTAAGAAGAAGGCAGAAATGCTTATCAGAGCTTATGATCCCTGA
- a CDS encoding proton-conducting transporter membrane subunit, translated as MAQAVGLLIVLPWIFALAVFLSPSHRFRQFVTFLSLPVLTYLAFKVWNADLPFFVETPHWVETAITVFDYLLLGYFLYQGIKFRNFLVSILAVAQIFLLTWVLMILPPTDTPPIYVDKLTAFMYLLVAVVGTIICIYATKYMEQENLDRENRFVAILIWFLGVMNFIASVNNIEWFFALFETTTLASYILIRFRWDEISIKNALRALWMNQVGGIAILVGLLFAIKHYHVYNFTDILNMNAAAISMIPLGFLSISALVKGAQMPFHKWLLGAMVAPTPVSAILHSATMVKVAPYLILRISPVIKGTLLAKLLITTTGFVFVAAGLLALTQDNFKKILAYSTISLLGLMMLTASIGSPVAILASILLILFHGIVKALLFLEAGIMEKVFHVKYIEEMRRLIEKAPLTVFFIALGFMSMTIVPYGIFIAKWITLEESSNFLTHGAYIASIIFITIGGVILTLLYFKVIGVLSRKSGEFTKFKLEKLPFLYLFTTGIYVIFTIVGSLFIARVSTDFINPVVKAITGEFANIKADGLTLVTPTSQIYDWQIIGAIILLMIVPVFAYFVHFKADRVYEYTCGENVNLSIGTYNFFCVSRIEPFVETIAIAFFILTLILGGGLV; from the coding sequence ATGGCGCAAGCAGTCGGGCTGCTTATTGTCCTGCCATGGATATTTGCGCTGGCAGTATTCTTATCCCCAAGCCACAGGTTTAGGCAATTTGTAACCTTCCTATCTCTACCCGTATTAACCTACTTGGCCTTTAAGGTTTGGAATGCAGATTTACCATTTTTTGTTGAAACACCCCATTGGGTAGAAACAGCTATAACAGTTTTTGACTATCTCTTACTTGGTTACTTCTTGTATCAAGGTATTAAGTTTAGAAATTTTCTAGTTTCTATCTTAGCAGTAGCTCAGATTTTCCTTTTAACATGGGTTCTTATGATACTTCCTCCAACTGATACACCTCCTATCTATGTAGATAAGCTTACAGCATTCATGTACCTACTTGTGGCAGTTGTTGGAACAATTATTTGTATCTATGCTACTAAGTATATGGAACAAGAAAACCTTGATAGGGAAAACCGCTTTGTAGCTATCTTAATCTGGTTCCTAGGAGTAATGAACTTTATTGCTTCTGTTAACAATATTGAGTGGTTCTTTGCACTTTTCGAAACTACTACACTAGCGTCTTACATCCTAATTAGGTTTAGATGGGATGAAATCTCCATAAAAAATGCTCTTAGAGCCCTATGGATGAACCAAGTCGGTGGTATTGCAATTCTTGTAGGACTTCTATTTGCTATTAAGCACTACCATGTATACAACTTTACGGATATTCTAAACATGAATGCTGCTGCTATTTCTATGATTCCTCTTGGATTTTTGTCAATCTCTGCTCTTGTAAAAGGCGCTCAAATGCCATTCCATAAGTGGCTCCTAGGAGCTATGGTTGCTCCAACACCAGTTAGTGCAATCCTTCACTCTGCAACAATGGTTAAAGTTGCTCCTTATTTAATTCTTAGAATTTCTCCAGTTATAAAAGGAACTCTTCTTGCCAAGCTTTTAATTACAACAACCGGTTTCGTTTTTGTAGCAGCAGGTCTTTTAGCTTTAACTCAAGACAACTTTAAGAAGATTCTTGCTTACTCTACAATTTCTCTTCTTGGTTTGATGATGTTAACAGCAAGCATCGGAAGCCCAGTAGCGATACTAGCATCAATACTTTTAATTCTCTTCCATGGAATTGTTAAAGCCCTTCTCTTCCTTGAAGCAGGTATTATGGAAAAAGTATTCCATGTTAAGTACATTGAAGAGATGAGAAGACTTATAGAAAAAGCACCTCTTACAGTATTCTTTATTGCTCTTGGATTCATGAGCATGACAATCGTTCCATATGGTATATTTATCGCTAAATGGATCACACTTGAAGAATCTTCAAACTTCCTCACACATGGTGCTTACATTGCTTCTATTATCTTCATCACAATTGGGGGAGTTATTCTTACCCTTCTCTACTTTAAGGTTATTGGTGTACTAAGTAGAAAGAGTGGAGAGTTCACAAAATTTAAACTTGAAAAACTTCCTTTCCTTTATCTCTTTACAACAGGTATCTATGTTATCTTTACAATAGTTGGATCTCTTTTTATAGCCCGCGTATCTACAGACTTTATAAATCCTGTTGTTAAAGCTATAACAGGAGAGTTTGCGAACATTAAAGCTGATGGTCTGACACTTGTAACTCCTACTTCTCAGATCTACGATTGGCAAATTATTGGTGCAATCATTCTGCTAATGATTGTTCCTGTCTTTGCATACTTTGTTCACTTCAAAGCAGACAGAGTTTACGAGTACACATGTGGAGAGAACGTAAATCTTTCTATTGGAACCTATAACTTCTTCTGTGTATCTAGGATAGAGCCATTTGTTGAAACAATAGCTATTGCATTCTTTATTCTCACACTCATCTTAGGAGGTGGTCTAGTATGA
- a CDS encoding complex I subunit 1 family protein, which yields MSKELALILTILSPVIGGFIYGFERIVRARMQNRQGPPLLQPFYDFLKLMDKRSIIIHSFHAFMGIMYLIGTWFSLYVLISGGDILIAIFFHVLSLAFLVVGGFSVRSPYSVVGAMRELIHMLAYEPIFVLAAVGLYLVNGTFQVSELLKAETMPILYLPLIFIAFLLTLPAVLKKSPFDIAEAHQEIIGGPEIEYSGKFYEAVYTAKWIEYVYAFFFVFLFAGKNYLLGVLLAILAFFIVNLIDNATARVNFRQMVAFHWYILIPLAVINLMLLALWRA from the coding sequence ATGAGCAAAGAGTTGGCTTTAATCCTGACGATCCTTTCTCCAGTTATCGGTGGTTTTATCTATGGATTTGAAAGGATAGTAAGGGCAAGAATGCAAAATCGTCAAGGACCACCATTACTTCAGCCTTTCTATGATTTTTTGAAACTAATGGATAAAAGATCCATTATTATTCATTCGTTCCACGCCTTCATGGGAATTATGTACTTGATCGGTACTTGGTTTTCCCTCTATGTTCTGATCTCAGGAGGAGATATTCTAATTGCTATTTTCTTCCATGTTCTTTCTTTAGCCTTCTTAGTCGTTGGTGGATTTAGCGTTAGATCTCCATACTCAGTTGTAGGAGCAATGAGAGAACTCATTCATATGTTAGCTTACGAGCCAATATTCGTTCTTGCTGCTGTAGGACTTTACCTTGTAAATGGAACCTTCCAAGTTTCTGAACTTCTAAAAGCAGAAACAATGCCTATTCTTTATTTACCTTTAATATTCATTGCTTTCTTATTAACTCTTCCAGCTGTTTTAAAGAAGTCTCCTTTTGATATAGCGGAAGCTCACCAAGAAATCATCGGTGGTCCAGAGATAGAGTACTCTGGAAAGTTTTATGAAGCGGTTTATACAGCTAAGTGGATTGAGTACGTATATGCATTCTTTTTTGTTTTCCTTTTTGCAGGAAAGAACTACCTTTTAGGAGTCTTACTTGCAATTCTTGCCTTCTTTATCGTTAACTTGATTGATAACGCTACAGCAAGAGTAAACTTCAGACAGATGGTCGCTTTTCACTGGTACATTCTTATACCACTAGCTGTTATTAACCTCATGCTACTAGCACTTTGGAGGGCATAA